CTCATCGAGGACGCCGCGGAGACGGAGAACCTCGCACGTTCTGTGGACTCGACGGACGGCGTCTACTTCGTCCCGGCGTTCACCGGCCTCGGCGCGCCTCACTGGGACCAACGCGCCCGCGGCACCATCGTCGGCATGACGCGCGGCACGCGGCGCGAGCATATCGTCCGCGCCGCACTGGAGTCCATCGCGTTCCAAACGCGCGACGTGGCCGAGGCGATGGAGTCCGATTCGGGCATCGAACTCACCGACCTCCGCGTCGACGGCGGTGCGGTGAAGAACAACTTCCTCTGTCAGCTTCAGTCGAACATCGTCGGCACCGACATCGTCCGTCCCGTCGTCGACGAGACGACGGCGCTCGGGTCCGCGTACGCCGCGGGCCTCGCAGTCGGCTACTGGGAGACGGCGGACGAACTCCGCGACAACTGGCAGATAGACAGAGAGTTCGAACCCGAGAGTCCGGGCGACGTCGAACAGCGCTACGGTCGCTGGACGGATGCCGTCGAGCGGTCTCTCGACTGGGCGCGCGACGGGGGTGAGTGAGCATGGCACTCGCCGAACTCTGGGCCATCGACATGCTCATCGCCGCCTTCGCGGGCGGAGCGTTCGGGGCCGCACTCGGCGCGCTTCCGGCGTTCGTCTTCACCGGCTTCATGGTCATCGCGGGCGAAGCGGCCGCAATCGCGAACGCCGACGCCGGGTCCATCACGGGATCGGTCGCGTTCGGCGCGCCGTTCTCGCCCGCCATCAGTTTCGCCGGCGGCGCCGCCGCCGCCGCGTACGCCGCGAAACGCGGCTACATGCAGTCTGGCTTCGACTATCACAACGCAAAGGACATCACCTTCGCACTCGGGACGAAACCCGACGTGCTCGCGGTCGGGGGGGCGTTCGGCATCCTCGGCTACTGGCTGACGGTGCTTTCGGCCACGTTCGCCCTGCCGTACGACTCGATCGCGATGGGCGTCGTGCTCTCTGCGCTCCTCCACCGAGTCGCCTTCGGCTATCCGATAATCGGGACGGTCCACGGCGACGGCATCCTCGACATGACGCCGTTCGAACGCGAAGAGATGCGTCCCGCCGGAGGAGGGACGGTCACGGAGGGAGGTCAGACGCCCACCGACGGCGGCGCGGTGAACCGTCTGGCGGTCGAACCGTGGCTTCCCCAGCAGTACGAGTGGGGGAACGTCGCGGTTATCAGCCTCGTCGCCGGTCTCATGGGCGGATACATCGCGATGGCGACGGGCAGCGCGTTCCTCGCGTTCGGTATCAGCGCGGCGTCGCTGCTGTTCTTGAACCTCGGCGTCGAACGGTTCCCCGTCACCCACCACATGACCATCACGGGGAGTGCCGCGGCCCTCGGGGTCAGCGGTGGCGGCGAGGGGTCGCTTCTCGTCGCCCTCTTGGCCGCGGGCGCGATAGGGACGATATCGGGACTGTTCGGCGAACTGTTCCAGCGCGTCTTCTACGCGCACGGGGACACCCACTGGGACCCGCCCGCGGCGGCTATCGTCTTCGGGTCGTTCCTCGTGTTCGTCCTGTACGCCGTCGGCATCTTCCCGAGTGCGTCGTACGTCCCGACGCTCGGACTCTGAGGACGGCCTCTTCTCTCTATTTTGTGCGTATCGGTAGTCGTTTAGTCGTCCACTCGGAACGTCCTTTATGGAACGAACTGTCACCATCGTCCCTG
This genomic window from Halopelagius inordinatus contains:
- a CDS encoding FGGY-family carbohydrate kinase, whose amino-acid sequence is LIEDAAETENLARSVDSTDGVYFVPAFTGLGAPHWDQRARGTIVGMTRGTRREHIVRAALESIAFQTRDVAEAMESDSGIELTDLRVDGGAVKNNFLCQLQSNIVGTDIVRPVVDETTALGSAYAAGLAVGYWETADELRDNWQIDREFEPESPGDVEQRYGRWTDAVERSLDWARDGGE